The following are from one region of the Cystobacter fuscus DSM 2262 genome:
- a CDS encoding TetR/AcrR family transcriptional regulator, with amino-acid sequence MPRTAEQFEQLKGERRQALLGVARRVFARKGLAATKIGEIATEMGISYGLVYHYFPHKETLFAAAIEDALQAWETFFADVQRTPGTPWERLETVCTRMIQSVHEAPETLLLIVRALTEDEAPRAVRDALARYKRQCHEQVAGLIAEGQRTGDVASGAPMDIARAMMALIQGLAISRALDEHAPPLPIEVLLRLVRAPPAAGTRRRDPASRHRLART; translated from the coding sequence ATGCCTCGTACGGCGGAGCAGTTCGAGCAGCTCAAGGGAGAGCGTCGGCAGGCGCTGCTGGGCGTGGCCCGCCGTGTGTTCGCGCGCAAGGGATTGGCGGCCACCAAGATTGGGGAGATCGCCACCGAGATGGGCATCAGCTACGGGCTCGTCTACCACTACTTCCCTCACAAGGAGACCCTGTTCGCCGCGGCGATCGAGGACGCGCTCCAAGCCTGGGAGACATTCTTCGCGGACGTGCAGCGCACACCGGGCACGCCGTGGGAGCGGCTCGAGACGGTGTGCACGCGGATGATCCAGAGCGTGCACGAGGCGCCCGAGACGCTGTTGCTCATCGTGCGCGCGCTCACCGAGGACGAGGCCCCCCGCGCGGTGCGTGACGCGCTGGCCCGCTACAAACGGCAGTGCCACGAGCAGGTCGCGGGGCTCATCGCGGAAGGGCAACGCACGGGAGACGTCGCCTCCGGTGCGCCCATGGACATCGCGCGCGCGATGATGGCCCTCATCCAGGGGCTGGCGATCAGCAGGGCCCTGGATGAACACGCGCCCCCACTCCCCATCGAGGTGCTGCTTCGCCTCGTGAGAGCACCGCCCGCCGCCGGGACGCGACGGCGCGATCCCGCTTCACGCCACCGCCTCGCCAGAACGTAA
- a CDS encoding GNAT family N-acetyltransferase, giving the protein MRNEVLVRPELPHEAEAIRNVNARAFGRDAEAGLVDALRGAGGVTLSLVAWVGEQVVGHILFSPVEIDRGGGQDAAVGLGPMAVLPDHQRHGVGARLIRAGIDQLREAGHGAVVVLGHPDYYPRFGFARASRFGLRWEEECPDEAFMALELREGFLGTRPGIVRYRPEFSAV; this is encoded by the coding sequence ATGCGAAACGAAGTCCTCGTGAGACCAGAACTGCCCCATGAGGCCGAGGCCATACGGAACGTGAATGCCCGCGCCTTCGGGCGCGACGCGGAGGCCGGGCTCGTCGACGCGCTTCGCGGCGCGGGGGGTGTCACGCTGTCGCTCGTCGCATGGGTAGGCGAGCAGGTGGTGGGGCACATCCTCTTCTCCCCCGTCGAGATCGACAGGGGCGGCGGCCAGGACGCCGCCGTGGGCCTGGGACCCATGGCCGTGCTTCCGGACCACCAGCGACACGGCGTCGGCGCGCGGCTCATCCGTGCCGGAATCGACCAGCTTCGCGAGGCCGGACACGGCGCCGTCGTGGTGCTCGGGCACCCCGACTACTACCCCCGCTTTGGCTTCGCCCGCGCGAGCCGCTTCGGGCTGCGGTGGGAGGAAGAGTGCCCGGACGAGGCCTTCATGGCCCTGGAGCTGCGCGAGGGCTTCCTGGGCACGCGGCCCGGCATCGTCCGCTACCGGCCCGAATTCAGCGCGGTGTAA
- a CDS encoding SMP-30/gluconolactonase/LRE family protein, translating to MHRFAYKSLLASLLLGSSLSLAAPPPAYRQEVVVAGSPFQGVHGMALDGKGHLLASNLLGQSVHSIDLNSGAVSTLVGPPLGGADDVALGPDGSIYWTGYFSGKLMKRTPDGKTRAIAKELPGLNSLAFRRDGRFYVTQLGRADALWEVDPNGKKPPRQVISKPGFLNGFEFGTDDKLYGPILLKGQIARVDVDTGSIETVAEGFAMPVAANFDSSRENLFVVDSAKGELVRVRVATGDKQVVAKLPTGLDNLVVGPDDQVYVSNMVDNDIRVVNPADGSVRQLVEARLSVPSGIAVAPEDEDEQLYVADVYALRRVGGRDGKITQTTRALSTRMTFPMNVSLGAKHVVLSSAYLASVQVLERATGDILRTLPNTNGVQGALELPDGTLLVAEAATGRLVKVDAAEPAGTTVLAEGLKGPVGLAADTEAEEPGVYVTEVRSGNVTRVRLSDGARRTVAKGLKAPEGIARHPDGGLIVAEVGRKQLVRIDPATGRSTVLARNLRIGLPESEGLPPGYLPTGVAVGRSGTIYLTSDMESALYRFVPVP from the coding sequence ATGCATCGCTTCGCCTACAAGTCCCTGCTCGCTTCCCTGTTGCTGGGGAGCAGCCTGTCCCTGGCCGCTCCTCCTCCGGCCTATCGCCAGGAGGTGGTCGTGGCCGGCTCTCCCTTCCAGGGCGTCCATGGAATGGCACTCGATGGCAAGGGACACCTGCTGGCCAGCAACCTGCTCGGCCAGTCGGTCCACTCCATCGACCTGAACAGTGGCGCGGTGTCCACCCTGGTGGGGCCTCCGCTGGGCGGCGCGGATGATGTCGCCCTGGGGCCCGATGGCTCCATCTACTGGACCGGCTATTTCTCCGGCAAGTTGATGAAGCGCACTCCGGATGGAAAGACGCGCGCCATCGCCAAGGAGCTGCCGGGCCTCAACTCGCTGGCCTTCCGCCGCGATGGCCGGTTCTACGTCACCCAGCTCGGCCGGGCCGATGCGCTGTGGGAAGTGGATCCGAACGGGAAGAAGCCTCCTCGTCAGGTCATCTCCAAGCCCGGCTTCCTCAATGGCTTCGAGTTCGGCACGGATGACAAGCTCTACGGCCCGATCCTGCTCAAGGGACAGATTGCCCGGGTGGACGTGGACACGGGCAGCATCGAGACCGTGGCGGAGGGCTTCGCGATGCCGGTGGCCGCGAACTTCGACTCCAGCCGTGAGAACCTCTTCGTGGTCGACTCGGCGAAGGGCGAGCTGGTCCGCGTCCGGGTGGCCACGGGAGACAAGCAGGTCGTCGCGAAGCTGCCCACCGGGCTCGACAACCTGGTGGTGGGCCCCGATGACCAGGTGTACGTGTCCAACATGGTGGACAATGACATCCGCGTGGTGAATCCCGCCGATGGCTCCGTCCGGCAGCTCGTCGAGGCGCGCTTGAGCGTGCCTTCCGGCATCGCCGTCGCGCCGGAGGATGAGGACGAGCAGCTGTATGTGGCGGATGTGTATGCCCTTCGCCGGGTGGGCGGACGGGATGGAAAGATTACCCAGACGACCCGGGCGCTCTCCACCCGGATGACCTTCCCGATGAACGTGAGCCTGGGCGCGAAGCACGTGGTGCTCAGCAGTGCCTATCTGGCCAGCGTGCAGGTGCTGGAGCGGGCCACGGGAGACATCCTGCGGACCCTTCCCAACACGAATGGCGTCCAGGGCGCGCTCGAGCTGCCCGATGGCACGCTGCTCGTCGCCGAGGCCGCCACGGGCCGGCTCGTGAAGGTGGACGCCGCCGAGCCCGCGGGGACCACGGTGCTCGCCGAGGGGTTGAAGGGGCCAGTGGGGCTCGCGGCCGACACGGAGGCGGAGGAGCCGGGGGTGTACGTCACCGAGGTGCGCTCGGGGAACGTGACCCGGGTGCGTCTGTCGGATGGCGCCCGGCGCACGGTGGCCAAGGGCCTCAAGGCCCCCGAGGGCATCGCCCGGCATCCCGACGGGGGCTTGATCGTGGCGGAGGTGGGCCGCAAGCAACTGGTGCGCATCGATCCGGCCACGGGACGCTCCACCGTGCTCGCGCGCAACCTGCGCATCGGTCTGCCCGAGAGCGAGGGCCTGCCGCCGGGCTACCTCCCCACGGGTGTCGCCGTGGGCCGCTCGGGGACCATCTACCTGACGTCCGACATGGAGAGCGCCCTCTACCGCTTCGTGCCGGTGCCCTGA
- a CDS encoding DUF1624 domain-containing protein, with product MSSGDPKSSSQRITSIDALRGLVMLLMLVDHAREFFYLHAQVADPMDLSVTAPALVLTRFTAHLCAPVFVLLTGLATSLYAVKHGGRGAASAFLLKRGLFLVLLEVTLVNFAWTFELPPRVIYLQVIWAIGLSMMALAGLLWLPRPVLVTVALAIMLGHNLLSPLAFAPGEPGHSLWAILHDRGWLDLPGGVRARTSYPVLPWVGVIAAGYALGGLFRPGVAPDVRQRWLMRLAGASLAGFGLLRALNGYGEPVPWRTGPEALGTVLSFFNLTKYPPSADFLLVTLGVGLVLLALFERWRGRVTDALGVFGGAPLFFYLLHLYVLHGLYRLGLALLGPNVGDRLGVGSPLQLWLLAAVLVVPLFPCCRAFVRLKRRSGSAWMSYL from the coding sequence ATGTCGTCAGGTGACCCGAAATCTTCGTCCCAGCGAATCACGTCCATCGATGCCCTGCGTGGACTGGTGATGTTGCTGATGCTGGTGGATCACGCGCGCGAGTTCTTCTACCTGCACGCGCAGGTGGCCGACCCCATGGATCTGTCCGTCACCGCTCCCGCGCTGGTCCTCACGCGGTTCACCGCCCACCTGTGCGCGCCGGTGTTCGTGCTGCTCACGGGGTTGGCCACCTCGCTCTATGCCGTCAAACACGGGGGGCGGGGAGCGGCCTCCGCCTTCCTGCTCAAGCGGGGCTTGTTCCTCGTCCTGCTCGAGGTGACGCTCGTGAACTTCGCGTGGACCTTCGAGCTGCCACCGCGAGTCATCTACCTCCAGGTCATCTGGGCCATCGGGTTGAGCATGATGGCGTTGGCGGGTCTGCTGTGGTTGCCCCGTCCCGTGCTCGTCACGGTGGCGCTGGCCATCATGCTCGGCCACAACCTGCTCTCGCCCCTCGCCTTCGCGCCGGGCGAGCCGGGCCATTCGCTCTGGGCCATCCTCCATGATCGCGGCTGGTTGGATCTGCCCGGGGGCGTGCGGGCACGCACCTCGTATCCCGTCCTGCCGTGGGTGGGCGTCATCGCGGCCGGGTACGCGCTCGGCGGACTGTTCCGGCCAGGGGTTGCCCCGGACGTGCGCCAACGGTGGCTCATGCGTCTGGCCGGAGCGTCGCTGGCGGGCTTCGGACTCTTGCGCGCCCTCAACGGGTACGGCGAGCCCGTGCCCTGGCGGACGGGCCCCGAGGCGCTCGGCACCGTGCTGTCGTTCTTCAACCTCACCAAGTACCCCCCCTCGGCGGACTTCCTGCTGGTGACGCTCGGCGTGGGCCTGGTGCTGCTCGCGCTGTTCGAGCGCTGGCGGGGGCGGGTGACGGACGCCCTCGGCGTCTTCGGCGGGGCACCGCTCTTCTTCTACCTGCTCCACCTGTACGTGCTGCATGGGTTGTACCGGCTCGGGCTGGCGCTGCTCGGCCCGAACGTCGGTGACCGGCTGGGCGTTGGCTCCCCGCTCCAGTTGTGGTTGTTGGCGGCGGTGCTCGTCGTGCCGCTCTTCCCCTGTTGCCGTGCCTTCGTCCGGCTCAAGCGTCGCAGTGGCAGTGCCTGGATGAGCTATCTCTAG